The following coding sequences are from one Dreissena polymorpha isolate Duluth1 chromosome 8, UMN_Dpol_1.0, whole genome shotgun sequence window:
- the LOC127841892 gene encoding uncharacterized protein LOC127841892 gives MISYLLCGNDRFMFILRLAAARYAKTHFERYVTKLTKTFNDCLEANVFFKAHGITLNEQMTWPMHKRECVSDAFDRLVREAVYDGKGNAPFYVEFLSGVLNRKINQHFEGKTYDGEKVNKIASLNVSLTDASSDRELHVYWMKSKDRVKKMSYWIFPLFKCVQNCPGMVLCERIYAFLKNDTVFKENTCLDMINTRNIFEFDTLKEKCIIKTDKSSMQAIQTIQVEGFTAFEMPGDETSCMYEFMSYMLFGNADMKYIMRLAAMRYALQNFRQYVNKLTGEFGKRKSVSSRVNDAKLFFEIHSIEFKETESSSMEKCVLMSFTDLVREIANTGQGPFYVEFLRGALNCKIKQFFDFGLYKRTLSEISGCNVTLTTSSPPERELHIYRKKKFSVHGGLSNHYKIVPLLKNEDCSKTDI, from the exons ATGATAAGCTACTTGCTGTGTGGAAACGACCGCTTTATGTTCATTTTACGACTAGCCGCAGCACGATATGCAAAGACGCACTTTGAAAGATATGTTACAAAG CTAACAAAAACTTTTAATGACTGCTTGGAAGCGAATGTCTTTTTCAAAGCGCATGGCATCACACTGAACGAACAGATGACATGGCCAATGCACAAAAGAGAGTGTGTGTCTGATGCATTTGACAGATTAGTGCGTGAAGCAGTTTACGACGGGAAAGGCAATG CCCCGTTTTACGTAGAATTTTTGAGTGGTGTCTTAAATCGAAAAATCAATCAGCACTTTGAGGGGAAAACATACGACGgtgaaaaagtaaataaaatagcCAGCCTGAACGTGAGCTTAACTGATGCTTCCAGTGATCGAGAACTGCACGTTTACTGGATGAAGTCGAAGGATCGTGTAAAAAAGATGTCGTACTGGATATTTCCCCTTTTTAAGTGTGTTCAAAATTGCCCTGGAATG GTACTGTGTGAACGTATCTACGCATTTTTGAAGAATGATACCGTATTTAAGGAAAACACATGTTTGGATATGATCAACACACGTAATATATTTGAATTTGATACGCTGAAAGAAAAATGCATAATTAAAACGGACAAATCTTCGATGCAGGCCATACAAAC AATCCAAGTGGAGGGATTTACTGCCTTTGAGATGCCTGGTGATGAAACCTCGTGCATGTATGAGTTCATGAGTTACATGCTGTTCGGGAATGCAGACATGAAATACATCATGCGTTTAGCTGCGATGCGTTACGCCCTTCAAAACTTTCGGCAATATGTgaacaaa TTGACAGGTGAGTTTGGAAAGCGCAAATCCGTCAGCTCGAGAGTTAACGACGCCAAACTGTTTTTTGAAATACATAGCATTGAGTTTAAAGAAACTGAGTCGTCATCGATGGAAAAGTGTGTTCTTATGTCATTTACTGATCTTGTTCGTGAAATTGCCAATACAGGACAAG GACCGTTTTACGTGGAATTTTTGCGTGGTGCTCTTAACTGCAAAATTAAGCAATTCTTCGATTTCGGATTATACAAACGAACACTTTCGGAAATATCCGGTTGTAATGTAACCTTGACAACCAGTTCACCACCTGAACGAGAACTTCATATTTATCGGAAGAAGAAGTTTAGTGTTCACGGTGGTCTATCAAACCATTATAAAATAGTACCTCTGCTTAAAAACGAGGATTGCAGTAAAACTGATATTTAA